DNA from Bacteroidia bacterium:
GTTGGGTGCTCCTACAACAATTTCGTTAATTCCATCATCATTTAAATCCCCTGCATTAACCAACGAAGCTCCAAAATTTTCCTGGAAAATATTAAAATTGCCAAACCCACCGGTATTTCGTGCTATCCTGAAAGTTGTTGTTTTCATACCCGATGAATTTAACTGATGTAGGAATACCTCACCGTACGATTGTCCATTCGGTGAGCCAATTACGATAAAACTATTCGGAAGCCATGAAATTGCACTGCCATAACTTGTGGAGTTAGAAAAATCCCCATTTAATTTGGTGAGCTGCTTAACCTCTCCATTAGTCTGGCAGGATAGGCTCAGGGAGAATATCATTAGCCAAAAATGTAAGCTAAATCTAATAATATTCACCGGATCAAAGAAGTTGATTTGCATGGATTTATATTAGTATTGGTCTCTTAAAAAAATAACTGGCATGTTTGCTGGCTTTTTGCCCAATCTTCTTCATCACTTTCTGAAGGTGGCACATCCACCCAAACCTCCCATTCCCCGCCATCTCCCGTATGGCAAAGAACAAATCTGGGTCGGGGTCTTGGGCATCCAGTTCTTCTCCCGCGCTCTCTCGAACCCTGCCCGTGTGGGTTTCAGCCCTGCGCGATAATTTAAGCGGGACGTCCTGCATCCGCTCGACCTCGTCAAAGGCGAATGAGAGATGTTATTTAAAATTAAGAAATAGTCACAAAAACACGAAGAGCACGAAGGGG
Protein-coding regions in this window:
- a CDS encoding integrin alpha — encoded protein: MQINFFDPVNIIRFSLHFWLMIFSLSLSCQTNGEVKQLTKLNGDFSNSTSYGSAISWLPNSFIVIGSPNGQSYGEVFLHQLNSSGMKTTTFRIARNTGGFGNFNIFQENFGASLVNAGDLNDDGINEIVVGAPNSSAASSRGAIWFLSLNGNHEVIGFNKLSDSSIIFQDELEVEDRFGSAIANIGDLDGNGYNDFAVGAPYQQGGCSFPGDLDRGSGGL